A genomic window from Purpureocillium takamizusanense chromosome 2, complete sequence includes:
- a CDS encoding Gamma-D-glutamyl-L-lysine dipeptidyl-peptidase (COG:M~EggNog:ENOG502GIWB~MEROPS:MER0014188): protein MRSQSLVAALTAAAAAPGFQGATVLARVVHERASNQVAFVNVSVSTLWTNPSKPRPVDQPALESPVDIQKWLDSMTVDEFRDLTSSSRTQTQALYGTKVYITGRNDTWCEVAVTGQPTPSSDLGYPGWIPCSQVTTDAGQYGHLQATRPFAQVKKGPTVGLYRDASLKHKVMDVSFDTRLPETGRTSKAIRVAVPGGGSAYLARDDAEVYKKASDIPYPTGEDLVETGKIFLGRPYLWGGTSGYAFDCSGFTHTIYDSHGITIGRDAGPQAYFAGHGTPVEREDLRAGDLIFYASNLTDAESIYHVAMFAGDGNMLEAYAAGTPTRLTPVRFNDDYWGAERFLHHHRG, encoded by the coding sequence ATGCGCTCACAATCACTTGTTGCGGCtctgaccgccgccgccgccgccccaggcTTCCAAGGGGCCACCGTCTTGGCGCGTGTCGTCCACGAGAGGGCCTCAAACCAGGTCGCCTTCGTCAACGTCTCGGTGTCGACTCTGTGGACCAATCCAAGCAAGCCCCGTCCTGTGGACCAGCCCGCGCTCGAGAGCCCCGTCGACATCCAGAAGTGGCTGGACTCGATGACCGTCGACGAGTTCAGAGACctgacgagcagctcgcggaCCCAGACGCAGGCGCTGTACGGCACCAAGGTGTACATCACGGGGAGGAACGACACCTGGTGCGAGGTTGCCGTCACGGGCCAGCCCACGCCGAGCAGCGACCTCGGATACCCGGGGTGGATTCCCTGCAGCCAGGTGACGACGGACGCCGGCCAGTATGGGCACCtgcaggcgacgaggccgtttGCGCAGGTGAAGAAGGGGCCGACCGTGGGCCTGTACCGCGACGCCTCGTTGAAGCACAAGGTCATGGACGTCTCGTTCGACACGCGCCTGCCGGAGACGGGCCGGACCAGCAAGGCGATCCGGGTCGCGGTGCCCGGCGGCGGATCGGCGTACCTGGCGagggacgacgccgaggtgtACAAGAAGGCCTCGGACATTCCCTACCCGAcgggcgaggacctcgtgGAGACGGGCAAGATCTTCCTGGGGCGCCCGTACCTGTGGGGTGGCACCTCGGGCTACGCGTTTGACTGCTCGGGCTTCACCCACACCATCTACGACTCGCacggcatcaccatcggccgcgacgcgggCCCGCAGGCCTACTTTGCCGGCCACGGGACGCCGGTCGAGCGCGAGGACCtccgggcgggcgacctcaTCTTCTACGCCTCGAACCTCACCGACGCCGAGTCCATCTACCACGTGGCCATGTTTGCGGGCGACGGGAACATGCTGGAGGCGTACGCCGcggggacgccgacgcgcctcACCCCCGTGCGCTTCAACGACGACTACTGGGGCGCTGAGCGgttcctccaccaccaccgaggGTGA
- a CDS encoding uncharacterized protein (EggNog:ENOG503P5P9~SECRETED:SignalP(1-18~SECRETED:cutsite=SAA-SS~SECRETED:prob=0.5001)), with protein sequence MKLSTIFLLLSPLGLSAASSPTDHSCGKLGVMTVDRSKLPLNVDPNNIRECADHPEGGSKASRRDPEAAAECWFGKPSGCSSGYCFKTCGNGGEWCWTASNGGYGDWITCKSDSACSTDQACGQGDNCSACGCRC encoded by the coding sequence ATGAAGCTGTCCACCATCTTCCTTTTGCTGTCCCCCCTGGGactcagcgccgcctcctcgcccaccgaTCACTCGTGCGGCAAGCTCGGCGTCATGACCGTGGACCGGTCCAAGCTCCCGCTCAACGTCGACCCAAACAACATCCGCGAGTGCGCCGACCATCCGGAGGGCGGCAGCAAAGCCAGCCGCCGAGAccccgaagccgccgccgagtgcTGGTTTGGCAAGCCgagcggctgcagcagcgggtaCTGCTTCAAGACGTGTGGCAACGGCGGGGAGTGGTGCTGGACGGCGTCCAACGGGGGCTACGGGGACTGGATCACCTGCAAGAGCGACTCGGCGTGCAGTACGGACCAGGCGTGCGGCCAGGGCGACAACTGCAGTGCCTGCGGGTGCAGATGCTGA
- a CDS encoding uncharacterized protein (EggNog:ENOG503NWSN~COG:S), with protein sequence MAMNPNVGAANMNPMGGPVGGAPMPMMNNVANNPQAAAAAAAAAARQQQINDNQRGVLNTYIYEYFIRYGMFDCARSLLNSESQVNVHKDGANRRRDESGNAVNGADDAMDTDSKDDIDGKLPDDLPPPKLPMPASDSSFLYEWFCLFWDIYNAQRAKGGNGTVNQYVAHTQQQELLRQMRPGMEMSQMTPQQQQYMMRNMQNGNMAMKQGNLARAAMANNQNPQMIMQQAKQNQMQRDPSGMENRDRPASPASGDNAPSPSKRPRIDGAPFNPNQPGAMMNGRPGQGMPGQQLANNPNAAAAHQMLTANGINPNSLNPQQFQNFVNAPPAAQQKSIATYSQNLQQHHGSQMGNKQMPNAAGPQGQGSPMMPQAPDGTALNAFYNPGDIGPGGIRAGPGAQGQNPGSNHALQDYQMQLMLLEQQNKKRLMMARQEQDNMPGMPREGGPGGPGGPGPGPNGQPFPDASPQAMRTGASPNPAEQMKRGTPQMNNSGVPSPVPEGGQSRGSPNPAMNFMGNHVDPNMAPHFFKNMEGNMAAAQAQMNGMRPPSSHPGQPFNGQMNPQQMMAARQQQQQQQQQGQPQQGQQGGPPQQWQQGPNGQMVPQGMQQPQQQPQQNPQAQGTPQQRSMPPPSAPATAGANANNRTTASPQQPAAAPPTPNQGNKAAPKKKESKSAKDKVGYSCALVDVNLAGTDTLQRTAAQKKASQNASNAGATPAGDAGGDQEAPTPATPITPVNPGFKSGQSGAANAQTTTAAPAQAAAAPAPASQGPSMPPQGQGDPNQNNAMAMDNFGTMVDFGSMELANPLQSGDVLNDFDFDSFLHEDNNEPFDFNGAFTGMEGGEIGAE encoded by the exons aTGGCCATGAACCCCAACGTGGGCGCGGCCAACATGAATCCCATGGGCGGCCCTGTCGGCGGTGCGCCAATGCCCATGATGAATAACGTCGCCAATAACCcccaggccgctgccgctgccgccgccgccgccgcgaggcagcagcagatcaACGACAATCAGCGCGGCGTCCTCAACACCTACATCTACGAATACTTTATCCGATACGGCATGTTCGACTGCGCCCGCAGCCTGCTCAACAGCGAGTCGCAGGTCAACGTCCACAAGGATGGTGCTAACCGACGCCGCGACGAGTCGGGCAACGCTGtcaacggcgccgacgacgccatggacacCGATAGCAAGGACGACATCGATGGCAAACTGCCCGACGACCTGCCGCCCCCGAAGCTGCCGATGCCCGCCTCCGACTCGTCCTTTCTCTACGAGTGGTTCTGTCTATTCTGGGACATTTACAACGCCCAGCGCGCCAAGGGTGGCAATGGGACCGTAAACCAATACGTCGCCCACACACAG CAACAGGAACTGCTCCGTCAAATGCGCCCCGGCATGGAGATGAGCCAAATGAcgccccagcagcaacaaTACATGATGCGGAACATGCAGAACGGCAACATGGCCATGAAGCAGGGCaacctcgcccgcgccgccatggccaacaaCCAGAA CCCACAAATGATTATGCAGCAGGCCAAGCAGAACCAGATGCAGCGTGACCCCTCCGGCATGGAGAACCGCGACCGCCCCGCGTCCCCCGCGTCCGGCGACAACgcgccttcgccgtccaAGCGGCCACGTATCGACGGCGCGCCCTTCAACCCCAATCAGCCTGGCGCCATGATGAACGGCCGACCCGGCCAGGGCATgcccggccagcagctggccaacaaccccaacgccgctgccgcgcacCAGATGCTGACCGCGAACGGCATCAACCCTAACTCCCTTAACCCGCAGCAGTTCCAGAACTTCGTCAACGCGCCTCCGGCTGCCCAGCAAAAGTCCATCGCTACGTATTCGCAGAacctccagcagcaccacgggTCGCAGATGGGAAATAAGCAGATGCCCAATGCCGCCGGACCACAGGGCCAGGGCTCGCCGATGATGCCTCAGGCCCCTGACGGCACCGCTCTCAATGCCTTCTACAACCCCGGCGATATCGGCCCTGGCGGCATCCGAGCCGGTCCGGGCGCCCAGGGCCAGAACCCTGGCAGCAACCACGCCCTTCAGGACTACCAAATGCAGCTGATGCTTCTCGAGCAGCAGAACAAGAAGAGGCTCATGATGGCCCGCCAGGAGCAGGACAACATGCCTGGCATGCCCCGGGagggcggccccggcggACCGGGAGGACCGGGCCCTGGCCCCAACGGACAACCGTTCCCCGACGCTTCTCCGCAGGCCATGCGCACGGGAGCGTCGCCGAATCCCGCCGAGCAGATGAAACGTGGTACCCCTCAGATGAACAACTCAGGCGTCCCCTCGCCGGTCCCCGAAGGTGGACAGTCGCGCGGCTCCCCCAACCCTGCGATGAACTTTATGGGCAACCACGTCGACCCCAACATGGCGCCGCACTTCTTCAAGAACATGGAGGGCAACATGGCTGCAGCGCAGGCGCAAATGAACGGcatgcggccgccgagctcgcaCCCTGGACAGCCATTCAACGGCCAGATGAACCCGCAGCAGATgatggccgcccgccagcagcaacaacagcagcagcagcaagggcaGCCTCAGCAAGGCCAGCAGGGTGGTCCTCCCcagcagtggcagcaggGACCCAATGGCCAGATGGTCCCTCAGGgcatgcagcagccgcagcagcaaccgcagCAGAACCCGCAGGCCCAAGGTACCCCTCAGCAGCGGTCGATGCCTCCTCCGTCAGCGCCAGCCACTGCCGGCGCGAACGCCAACAACCGCACGACTGCTtcgccgcagcagcctgccgcggcaccgccgacgccaaacCAGGGCAACAAGGCTgcgccgaagaagaaggagagcaAGTCTGCCAAGGACAAGGTTGGTTACTCGtgcgcgctcgtcgacgtgaaCTTGGCTGGAACTGACACCCTGCAGCGAACTGCCGCGCAAAAGAAGGCCAGCCAGAACGCCTCAAACGCCGGTGCCACTCCCGCTGGCGATGCTGGTGGCGACCAAGAGGCCCCCACACCAGCCACGCCCATCACGCCCGTCAACCCTGGCTTCAAGAGTGGGCAGAGTGGCGCGGCAAACGCTCAGACGACAACGGCTGcgcccgcgcaggccgccgcggcgcccgcgcccgcttcTCAGGGTCCTTCCATGCCTCCGCAAGGCCAGGGGGATCCGAATCAGAACAACGCCATGGCTATGGACAACTTTGGCACCATG GTTGACTTTGGTTCCATGGAATTAGCTAACCCGCTGCAGTCGGGTGATGTCCTGAACGATTTCGACTTCGACTCGTTCCTCCATGAGGACAACAACGAGCCGTTTGACTTCAACGGAGCGTTCACCGGCATGGAGGGGGGCGAGATTGGAGCAGAGTGA
- a CDS encoding uncharacterized protein (EggNog:ENOG503NWSN~COG:S), translating to MRPPCREIVSRYACMCVVDPRLTRPLPLAQQQSRLKQTQQQELLRQMRPGMEMSQMTPQQQQYMMRNMQNGNMAMKQGNLARAAMANNQNPQMIMQQAKQNQMQRDPSGMENRDRPASPASGDNAPSPSKRPRIDGAPFNPNQPGAMMNGRPGQGMPGQQLANNPNAAAAHQMLTANGINPNSLNPQQFQNFVNAPPAAQQKSIATYSQNLQQHHGSQMGNKQMPNAAGPQGQGSPMMPQAPDGTALNAFYNPGDIGPGGIRAGPGAQGQNPGSNHALQDYQMQLMLLEQQNKKRLMMARQEQDNMPGMPREGGPGGPGGPGPGPNGQPFPDASPQAMRTGASPNPAEQMKRGTPQMNNSGVPSPVPEGGQSRGSPNPAMNFMGNHVDPNMAPHFFKNMEGNMAAAQAQMNGMRPPSSHPGQPFNGQMNPQQMMAARQQQQQQQQQGQPQQGQQGGPPQQWQQGPNGQMVPQGMQQPQQQPQQNPQAQGTPQQRSMPPPSAPATAGANANNRTTASPQQPAAAPPTPNQGNKAAPKKKESKSAKDKRTAAQKKASQNASNAGATPAGDAGGDQEAPTPATPITPVNPGFKSGQSGAANAQTTTAAPAQAAAAPAPASQGPSMPPQGQGDPNQNNAMAMDNFGTMVDFGSMELANPLQSGDVLNDFDFDSFLHEDNNEPFDFNGAFTGMEGGEIGAE from the exons ATGCGTCCGCCATGTCGTGAAATCGTGTCGAGATATGCGTGCATGTGTGTCGTGGACCCCAGACTGactcgccccctcccccttgcGCAGCAACAGTCTCGGCTGAAGCAGACCCAGCAACAGGAACTGCTCCGTCAAATGCGCCCCGGCATGGAGATGAGCCAAATGAcgccccagcagcaacaaTACATGATGCGGAACATGCAGAACGGCAACATGGCCATGAAGCAGGGCaacctcgcccgcgccgccatggccaacaaCCAGAA CCCACAAATGATTATGCAGCAGGCCAAGCAGAACCAGATGCAGCGTGACCCCTCCGGCATGGAGAACCGCGACCGCCCCGCGTCCCCCGCGTCCGGCGACAACgcgccttcgccgtccaAGCGGCCACGTATCGACGGCGCGCCCTTCAACCCCAATCAGCCTGGCGCCATGATGAACGGCCGACCCGGCCAGGGCATgcccggccagcagctggccaacaaccccaacgccgctgccgcgcacCAGATGCTGACCGCGAACGGCATCAACCCTAACTCCCTTAACCCGCAGCAGTTCCAGAACTTCGTCAACGCGCCTCCGGCTGCCCAGCAAAAGTCCATCGCTACGTATTCGCAGAacctccagcagcaccacgggTCGCAGATGGGAAATAAGCAGATGCCCAATGCCGCCGGACCACAGGGCCAGGGCTCGCCGATGATGCCTCAGGCCCCTGACGGCACCGCTCTCAATGCCTTCTACAACCCCGGCGATATCGGCCCTGGCGGCATCCGAGCCGGTCCGGGCGCCCAGGGCCAGAACCCTGGCAGCAACCACGCCCTTCAGGACTACCAAATGCAGCTGATGCTTCTCGAGCAGCAGAACAAGAAGAGGCTCATGATGGCCCGCCAGGAGCAGGACAACATGCCTGGCATGCCCCGGGagggcggccccggcggACCGGGAGGACCGGGCCCTGGCCCCAACGGACAACCGTTCCCCGACGCTTCTCCGCAGGCCATGCGCACGGGAGCGTCGCCGAATCCCGCCGAGCAGATGAAACGTGGTACCCCTCAGATGAACAACTCAGGCGTCCCCTCGCCGGTCCCCGAAGGTGGACAGTCGCGCGGCTCCCCCAACCCTGCGATGAACTTTATGGGCAACCACGTCGACCCCAACATGGCGCCGCACTTCTTCAAGAACATGGAGGGCAACATGGCTGCAGCGCAGGCGCAAATGAACGGcatgcggccgccgagctcgcaCCCTGGACAGCCATTCAACGGCCAGATGAACCCGCAGCAGATgatggccgcccgccagcagcaacaacagcagcagcagcaagggcaGCCTCAGCAAGGCCAGCAGGGTGGTCCTCCCcagcagtggcagcaggGACCCAATGGCCAGATGGTCCCTCAGGgcatgcagcagccgcagcagcaaccgcagCAGAACCCGCAGGCCCAAGGTACCCCTCAGCAGCGGTCGATGCCTCCTCCGTCAGCGCCAGCCACTGCCGGCGCGAACGCCAACAACCGCACGACTGCTtcgccgcagcagcctgccgcggcaccgccgacgccaaacCAGGGCAACAAGGCTgcgccgaagaagaaggagagcaAGTCTGCCAAGGACAAG CGAACTGCCGCGCAAAAGAAGGCCAGCCAGAACGCCTCAAACGCCGGTGCCACTCCCGCTGGCGATGCTGGTGGCGACCAAGAGGCCCCCACACCAGCCACGCCCATCACGCCCGTCAACCCTGGCTTCAAGAGTGGGCAGAGTGGCGCGGCAAACGCTCAGACGACAACGGCTGcgcccgcgcaggccgccgcggcgcccgcgcccgcttcTCAGGGTCCTTCCATGCCTCCGCAAGGCCAGGGGGATCCGAATCAGAACAACGCCATGGCTATGGACAACTTTGGCACCATG GTTGACTTTGGTTCCATGGAATTAGCTAACCCGCTGCAGTCGGGTGATGTCCTGAACGATTTCGACTTCGACTCGTTCCTCCATGAGGACAACAACGAGCCGTTTGACTTCAACGGAGCGTTCACCGGCATGGAGGGGGGCGAGATTGGAGCAGAGTGA
- a CDS encoding uncharacterized protein (BUSCO:EOG09264OM7~COG:U~EggNog:ENOG503NVYY), giving the protein MAASKASRVGEEIWKTRIDKVNAELVTLTYGTIVAQLCKDFDSDYAEVNKQLDKMGYNIGLRLIEDYLAKSNTMKRCSNFRETADMIARVGFKIFLNVTPQVTNWTSDNNQFSLVFDENPFADFVELPDDGRAQDELWYSNILCGVLRGALEMVQMQVEAHFISDVLRGNDTTEMRVSLIRYIDDELPPEDD; this is encoded by the exons atggcaGCTAGCAAGGCCTCTCGCGTGGGCGAGGA GATCTGGAA GACGCGGATTGATAAGGTCAACGCCGAGCTCGTGACGCTGACGTACGGCACGATTGTCGCGCAGCTCTGCAAGGACTTTGACAGCGACTATGCCGAGGTCAACAAGCAGCTGGACAAGATGGGCTACAACATCGGCCTTCGCCTCATTGAAGACTACCTGGCCAAGTCCAATACCATGAAGCGGTGTTCCAACTTtcgcgagacggccgacatGATTGCGCGA GTCGGGTTCAAAATATTCCTCAATGTGACGCCCCAGGTGACGAACTGGACAAGCGACAACAACCAATTTTCCCTCGTCTTCGACGAGAACCCGTTTGCCGACTTTGTagagctgcccgacgacggacgcgcgCAAGACGAGCTGTGGTATTCCAACATTCTCTGCGGTGTTCTACGAGGGGCCCTAGAGATGGTGCAAATGCAGGTCGAGGCGCACTTTATTAGCGATGTGCTTCGAGGGAACGACACAACCGAGATGAGGGTCTCCCTGATTCGGTAcattgacgacgagctgcctcCAGAGGATGATTGA
- a CDS encoding uncharacterized protein (EggNog:ENOG503NXKE~COG:A) codes for MSAEKRPADDDPSSRMLVKRQNVSSSDGALARLNASSNALVQTVPRTSGLQSPVMELTGHSGEIFAAKFDPTGNLIASGSMDRSILLWRTYGDCENYGMLKGHKGAVLDLQWSRDSEILYSASADTHLASWDLTSGARIRRYIGHEEVINTMDVSKRGEELLISGSDDCTIGIWDPRTKNAVDYIETDFPITALAMSQAGNEIFSGGIDNDIRVWDLRKKSVVYSMLGHSDTVTSLRVSPDSQSLLSYAMDATVRTWDIRPFAPTERHIRTLDGSNAGMEKNLLGASWDAEGKKIAAGSGDGTANVWSSETGKLLYKLPGHRGTVNCAEFAPSKEPILLTASSDRKMLLGELK; via the exons ATGTCTGCCGAAAAGCGGCCCGCGGACGACGATCCGTCATCGCGTATGCTCGTCAAGAGGCAGAACGTGAGCTCGTcggacggcgcgctggcccgACTCAATGCGTCTAGCAATGCCCTCGTGCAGACG GTGCCGCGAACCAGCGGGCTGCAGTCGCCAGTCATGGAGCTGACAGGACACTCTGGCGAGATTTTTGCGGCCAAGTTTGACCCAACCGGCAACCTGATCGCGTCAGGCTCGATGGACAGAAGCATAT TGCTCTGGCGGACATATGGCGACTGTGAAAACTACGGCATGCTCAAGGGGCACAAGGGCGCGGTGCTCGACCTGCAGTGGTCGCGGGACTCCGAAATACTGTACTCGGCATCTGCGGACACGCATCTCGCTAGCTGGGACCTCACATCGGGGGCGAGGATCCGCAGATATATTGGGCACGAGGAAGTGATTAACACGATGGACGTCAGcaagcgcggcgaggagctcctcatcagcggcagcgacgattGTACGATTGGGATCTGGGACCCGCGAACGAAGAACGCCGTCGACTACATCGAGACGGACTTTCCCATCACTGCCCTGGCCATGTCGCAGGCCGGCAACGAAATCTTctcgggcggcatcgacaaCGACATTCGAGTGTGGGATCTGAGGAAGAAGTCAGTCGTCTACTCGATGCTTGGCCACTCGGACACGGTCACGTCGCTGAGGGTGTCGCCGGACTCGCAGTCGCTGCTGTCGTACGCCATGGACGCGACGGTGAGGACGTGGGACATCCGGCCGTTTGCGCCCACGGAGCGGCACATTCGCACATTGGATGGATCCAACGCGGGGATGGAGAAGAACCTCCTAGGCGCGAGCTGGGACGCAGAGGGCAAGAAGATCGCTGCGGGATCAGGTGACGGCACAGCCAACGTGTGGTCGAGCGAGACGGGCAAACTGCTATACAAGCTCCCGGGCCACCGCGGCACCGTCAACTGCGCCGAGTTTGCGCCGAGCAAGGAGCCCATAC TTCTCACGGCTTCATCGGACCGGAAGATGCTCCTGGGTGAGCTCAAGtga